The Rhopalosiphum maidis isolate BTI-1 chromosome 4, ASM367621v3, whole genome shotgun sequence region TTGGCTTAATATATACTGAGCACCAACAAGCGGAGCAACACCAGGAGGCATTCCTGATAGTACACCACTTTTATTTGctaaaataatgattgattttaaatatatattaaaaattaaaatatataaatgaaattagtTACTTGATAGACTATAACTAAAGAACaaactaaacaaattaaattcaataatttacttgTTGGTGTAGTCGTTTTTGAAGTCAATAAAGTACTCTGTGCAAGTCCAATGCTTGACGTTGTACcacttatattatttccatttgGATTACTAGCACTTGATGTCAATGAGTTGTTTGAAGGTTGAGACTGAtcatactaaaaaacaaaatgattttacTCAATATTGAGAAACACTAGttatatcaaaacatttttaagttttaggccgaataaaatatttgtttttattttaaagtactatttttagtttaaatattataattactatacccTCTATAATGAAGTattgataattgtataactaattaaatattagtttaatagtttgtaatgttatttaatagtacTTTAAGCTTTAATAAGCATTTTTGTCATTTacttattctaatataattttaagtattttaacagACCctgattataagtattaaaagtttaagagAACAGAGAAATgagtttacatatttttgggCCACTTCACttacctaaattttaaatacttggcaaataattaactatatgttcataaatagatgaattgatattaaatatattttactttgcaaaatatgaaaaattaactaaaaatacatgCTACCactcaaaaacatttattagctataactataaaaatagtgaaaattaaattattttgtttttatattaatttttacttaccaGACTTTCTTTAGTAGAATTAGTAGTTGAAGTCAATGACACAGTTGACTTAGACAAGTTTGTATTCCCAGTTTGATGTAAATTTTGGTGTATATAGTTAGAGTATGTTGACGGGGTATACATTGATGCTAAATTGGCAGCTGAAACAATTGGAGGGTAGGAAATTCCAGATGCCTGATATGAGTGAGGATTTGGGTATGAATAAGAAGGAAATTGAGGTTGTGCTGCTGTTTGGGGGTAATtagcatttaaaattgaatgattaGACTGAGACAATTGAGGAATGTGGGGATTTGTACTATTTACACCAATGTTGGATGCAGTTGTACCATACAAACTTGTGTGACTGGATAAACCCTAAAACattgtttgaattattatataaaatttataacttaaaaggataatttaaattgtttttaagttcCATTTGACCAGGTTTAGGACACCAGTTGTCAATATTTTCctgtattattagttttaggttaaatattttaactataatgtaCTGTTGTCATTAgcaatttaaagttaagtaaaaaatttaaacaaaaaataataatacagagaACCAAAAACCAAGATTGAAAATCTTAGATACATACTTGAGGATTATTAGAATAAGCTGAAGAGTTATATATTGATGTGGGTTGtccagtattaatattttggtaagGATTAGCAGCTGTAGCATTTTGTTTAGTTAGATAATCAGCAGGAGGAGGAACACCTGGAGGTGGCCCAATTTTAGTTGACGGCTGAGGTGCTTGATTTACTTGAGGTGATCTTTGAGTTTGGACTGAAGCTTGATTAGAAATTGTTGAATATTCAGTCTGTGTTAGTACAGAATCTACTTTCTGAGCAACTGAGTCATCATATTTAACAACAGGTGGTAATGAATTTTGATCTTGTGATGGATCACAAAGTTGTGGTACATCACCAGATAGATCAACTGCACCAAATGATACATCTAAGAAGTTAATATTGACACTAGAATCATCAGGTGGCATTTCAACAGCACTTAATGGTATCTTAGATGGAGGGGGTATGCGAGCACGTAAAGTTGGCTTTTTCCCTGGTCCTATTGAATTTTCTTCAAAAGGTGAAGAAACAAATTCCACTAaatcataacaatttaaattttagtttggttattaaataatagttcatttattatattattacctggAGGATGAGAATTGAATGTAGTAGCAGCTGGTGGAAGAGTAACTCCTTTTTTTTGTTGACTTTCTTGAGTTAATGAGGACAAATATTGAGACTGTTCAGGAGTCAATGTTTTGCTATTTGCAATTGATGCCGCAAGTTTTTCAGAAGCTGCATTCtagaattaatgaaaaaaaaattaattttaaatatagtacaaatatgtttaaataacttGAATAATTACATTAGCAGCTGCTGCTTGCTGGTTCGGTGCTTGCACAGCATCATTCCAATCTTCTACTTCTACATAGGCATTTTCATTTGGTTTTGATTCTTCAACTTCATTGTTAACAGTACTCTCAGTACCACCACTAGGTGTAAATACTTTAGTGTCAGCTAATGAACCAGTATACTCTTCATTGTCCCAGTCTTCAGGTGATGGAAATGTACcccaattttctaaaaaataaatcgattgattaaatatttaaaaataaaaataaaaaatagaaactaaCTCAATTGGCTAAagcatataatttcataagaatattgtttttaaccaataagacattttaaaacagtataaataGATTCATTGAATCAATgacaaaacttttaaaaagttcattaaatcataatatgattataatgtaatggcatcaagtttaaaatattataaaatagttacaatTGTTAAAaggtttgttattttttgattagttGTTAAACTATATATCCAAATTAGATATTCAACTGtctgataaaacaaaattgtgcaaatgtattttaggattttaaaaaaactgcgTGATTGGAGAAAACCTACCAaacaattgtacatttttatgttgacaatttttgatatttcttaatttatataattagaatgatcataaattatgaaatgtaaCGACACTTGAAACAATTTCAATTGAACGAGGTCATTAATTCAGTAAAGTTAGTAATATTAGGAAATGACCAAAATATGAAGTTATAACAAGAACAtggattttaatgttaaaaaaaaaaaaataagaaaaaatggctttaaaaatattacttgatGCACTAATAATAAGACacagtaaacaattttatgaataattgtttttaaaataatgttcaataaaatctatttatactattctaATTTAAGTAACTTAGCATTGtcgcaatttttattaatctaaaaaaaacaacataaatatatactcttGTATTATCTGCCTGtatattacaacaattttCAAACCAGTATGCAGCTGCTTTTATATAGtacttatgtttattttttttttttaagaaaattatttttattaaataacaaaattactgCAAATCATATTCTGATTtagatacttatttataattgatttgaaagtatctatataaatattttataaactggtcttatgatatattaaacaaataatttaatgttattcagcttatatatatacataatacatcattatgataaaaataatttgtttttatagaaaaatgtttattactaaagaaattaatacttaaatttaagttttaccaGTAGTTTATCATTATTGATATACAGTGTATTAGTTTAATCTTTaacagtatacattttattgattatagaaCACACACAATTAAACAACTatagaaaatcaaatatttaacttaattaatgatttagtCATCTACTCTTCAATTTAAACAGATAAACCATAGaagaaaagttaaattaaggaatatatatatattagtaatggGTCAAACTGTTCAAATTTCGAACCAAACTGAACTGAACCCTTGATGTCCAGTTCTGTTTGAAATTTGAACTCGgcatgaaaaaaattcaaactgaACTATCAAGCATTTTTaccatttgaaaattgaaattgaaaatatttgcctAAACAGACTTTCTGGCTACGATAGTTcaaaaacgaaatatttatacaattctgcaaaatataaaaatgtataatgattatttagaaataattagacTATTGgtgatagaaaattataagttgtaacGGATCTGTtatgtatcatttataataataataataataatagaaagtaTTGAGTTCgagtttgaaaaaatagtttaaagtttagttttgatttaaaaaatcaggGGTCAACCCATCACTAATATATatggaataatttattaaacaacaaaCACTCACTACAAACAAAAAGATTaacagtttttgttttatattaggtataaaaaatattgagattttaaatgtattaacttgattaatttatatcaaaattcattaaaaatgtatattattttatatgattgatGTATTACCTTTCTTGGCTTCTTTGGCAGTAGGATTATACCAAGTGTCAATTGGTTGACTGAATCCACTATTGTTCCCACCACTTGGTCCTGAATTACCACGTTCACTGTTTTGGAACATACGAGTACCTCTAGATCGACCATTATAACGAGGTCCATTCATGCCTCTTCTTGAACCTCGGCTATCAGAACGGAAGCTACGATTCTCACCACTAGCACCATCTTCAGTTAAATTCTTTTCATTTTCTTTGTTTTCACGAACTCTCcctgtaaacataaaataaaataaatatattcaaaacaagACAAAATTACACTAACATTTACGTGATTCTCCAAATCTCTGACCTCCTTCGGTCGGTCTAGGCCTATTAGTAAAACCTCCTCGGCCTCCACGACCACGACCCCGTCTCTCACTAAATCCACCATTGTTTTGAGCAGTTATATTGGCTGCTTGTGTAATGGTTTCGTCCCATTCAGCatctagttaaataaaataatatttattatatgaaattaaatgataaattatattaataatcaccTCCATCTGCTTCACCGTTTTTCATCAAATcgtctttttcttttttgtttacGCTACTAGCTCGATTTTTCTTCTTCTTGCCTGATGTTGACCATGATTCCTAATAACACATACATATGGTACACATTTAGCTAAATTAAGTTAAGGAAAATACAACAAGAatgacatataatttaaacttaagtaTACCTGTGGTCCTTCCAAAAGTGCATCAATAGTTAATGCAATATCTAAAGCATTGTCATGAAGTGCAATAACTATTTCATCTTCtgttttttgagttatttgcATCacctaataatgaaaaaaaatttatattatgtatctagtaagttaatgtataattttatttctaagaaaaaaaaatgacacacGCACCTGTTTTATCTTGTTGTTGATTTCTTCATCaggtttaaaatcaataattttagcaaTTCTGAGTTGCTCTGCCGTTggctaaaacaaaaatgtataaaaaatcagTTATTAAGTATGAcacggtaaaataaaattaataatgcttatcaattatatttctgttactcaacataattttaaatgttaaaactatCCTAACTAgtgtaactaataattaattcttaataaaaaaaattaagaatacaaatttttaatagatattaaagaTATTGAAAAGTTTGATAAAACTTTGACGGATAAACTTTCTTTGCATTTTGTTTgtcatatacacatatatacaattacttgaatatgtattatttaaagtgtACTTATTTAATGGAATCGTTTAACGCAAATGACAAGTAtatcttacaaaaaaaaaaaaacaaggaatttaaaataaaattaagaatacagtttttgtatgttttgttttaaacatttcaaaaacatcTTTGAATTTTCCGATAttgaattgttttcaataaaataaacatataggtaggaatctatattattatttaataaataataatatttacattttataatactaatatagttAGATTTGTACGAAACTATAATtcttaatttgataaaaatataattaatatatatttttaaaaaagtgctAACAGGTATTTCAACATATCttcttatgtacctataactcaagcttattttgtacataccACATACACATACAGATGTGTGAAATGTGATCTTTACTATCATAcaatttgtgtataattaagCACAACTAATAGGAAaaggacaaaaaaaatatgttggattaaaaataatgattgtatCTTGGTCTATAAAGCAATGCTATTAcctaattttcttataaataaaaaaaatttaaaaagcattttaattttattattgtattacaacCAAATAggcaactataattttaatagtagatATTGAAGCAGTAAGATATCTTCTGTAAACttcattaaacataaaaattaaggtACTTATCTAAATGttgttatttcataatacCTGTAGATAACTGATAAGTATGTCTTACTCAAGAAAACaagaaatgataatattttaatttacatattaaagaTACTTTAATGTTACAAATGaccctaataattaattatcaaactaaaacgataaaataattacctcgagttataataatgtatgaattTTGTAACTgtgaattcaatattatttctttaaattctaAGTTTAACAGAATCTAACAaagattgtaaaatataaggtAATCAAAGATAGACATCTAATatctttataatgttttttgactaataaaactagttttaatacctacatttaaatctaaaatacttgtttttaaataaatttaattacaacaatGTGTAGACAGTGACACATATAgctaagataaataataataataacaatatatatgtatagcattgaaatataatatacaatagataAAAGAGGATGTAagctacaaataaaatttacctgcaatttttctttttcgtgTGTTTTGTTAGGTACTGCATCCTTTGTGTCTGCGTTCTGTAAAGTTGTATTGGTAGTGCTATTCTTACCAGACGTCTTGGCGTTGCGATTCACAACACCTTTAACGCTGctcattataatgtatttatattttgactaaTAGTTCACCTATTCCTTATGTACAACGATATTTACAGGGTAATCTGAAATCATAAAACAAACTGTTGAATAGATTTGATGCAATTGCTACAAGGTCAAGAATAAAACCAGTGAATAAGCGATATGTTTGAAGAACGACTGATCTAATGACAAACATTGCAAGCACCCCCCCTTCCAGCAATCAAGAGCaacaaaaaaagatatatacatattataatgatataggtaAAGCAGTGAATATCAATCAACACTACAActattacaacaaaaacaacaatattaagattattaataataatgttaacattTACAGGTATAATGTGGTACAAAACGAAAAACGTGAAAAACCGACCGGACTCCCTTTGTCGCACACGTCCAAAATTCTTTTCTCATATAAATACGTGTGAAACACACCGGCGGCGTCAGCGACAAGGGTGGTGGCGGTGAGGAGCGTTGCGGCAGTGGTATTGGTCAGGGGGTTGGTGGTGGGGGAGCGGGTAAAAACACGCTAAGGGAGCATATGTGCGGTTTGGCGCGATAATTACGGAATTCCCCAATTCAGGGAAAGGGACGGGAAATCGCAAACCCGTCGCGGTTTTCCGATGCGGAAACATCTTCATACGGCAACGAGTCGGTCGGCGTACCGCGGACATTACGCGACAGCGTTCCGCGCGCGAAACATGTGGTGGGGACTGGCGTGCTGGAGAGACGAACGGCGGACGACGCCATTCCGACGACCGAGAAATCGGTGTAAACCTGCGGTCCCACGTCCGCCGATGTCGTGATCGACGGGCTCAGCGATGGCGGAGCCCGTCGGcagacaaaataataagttttgaaaCGTACTTACCAAAATACGatacacatttaaaactaaacacGGGAACGCGATCGATGCATTTAACCTCGGTATCAgactaacattatttttgtacacaaaatgtaaataaagaaataaaaatacattggtgtgtgtgtttgtgtgccAGTGGGAGTGCGTGCGTGCGTATGCGCGACAACGATGCGCATGTGCACGCCGGCTAGAACGAGACGGACCGAACCGGCCGGCCGTCAAGCCGACAGAGACGCGATGAGTCATGGAAGAAACGGCGTAGCTGCCGCCACTGACAGTACTCTTTCCGCCATGCTATAACCGCGACCCGGATACCACCacagttcataataatattttgtattgtgttCGGGGaagaaaaaatggttttttttctctacGGCGAGTACGGCTGTACCGGTTTCCCACTAGGATAAGGTTCATCGGCCGCTGTATTtcctataaatcattttagtaTTCTATTATCtcttccataatattattcttttgttAGATAATAGTGAATAGGACGTCGAACGGCTGAATCTGATGGTCCGTGTTTTGATAAGTATTTTCGACGAAATTAATACTTACACTTCGATTTTTTACGGTAGGGTTTTCGTAGCATTGTCGGTACTAGTCCGTGCATCCAGCGCCAGATAGAGGTACCGGCGGTACCGCTGCTGTGGACTTGCAGACTTGTCTTGACACTATAGACAAAAATACTAACTACATAATggctaaaattatgtattatgtaacaatattatatttgtatattttatattatactttgctGATATACTATACCGTTGTAGTAGTGCAGTATACTGTTTACTGTATGCTCATACGCAGTactcgttaaaataaatacaatcataACGTGGAAAACTGAGctggaaataaaaattttcatgaTGAAAACCTTGGAATTCTTCAttagttgtattatacaaacatgaaaaaattaatttataattgcagatattgaatatttattatggtatttgacatgtttattaatagtaacTTCAAAAAgtttagaacataatataaaacaattaagaaaaagaatacctatattttatatctatagaaaaaaaaattaattattttcataatgaaAAACttggaattattaatttttgtattaaagaaatttgaaatgtaattaatattcccAATAGTGGAGATGAATACTTATTAGTTTGTTACGTATGTCAAGTTGGGTGATTAACTGACTAAAGCTAGCCAATCTAGATGACTGATTTTCAGACGACTAGTGAAGACAGTGCAGTAGTGACAAGAAACATCGTATACTCGGTTGCGTTTTAATGAATACCAGGCGCCAAACGTTTATAATGCAAGCCAACAATAAGATGCGCAATgactataattttagtttataaccTTCCATACCAAAACCGTCCAATTTgtcgttaaaaatatcaaattttaattttttaacggaaataaattattaaaatccatatcaatctaaaaactaaaaagtgtgTTTGCATAGTTCGAAACTTTTTTGaatgtaatttgtttaatatgtaataaaattatgtgaaataaGGATTTAGTGTagaagttaatattaaatagtaatattattattattacctaactcacattattttgcataaattaaaaagagataatataatttatatggttaaattttcaagtaggTAACCCTTAAAGTGGTTTAAAGCTGGATATTTAAGAGTGTTTTAATTGTTACATTGTTTTTGTGCAGTTTCTCCCCACAGTTTATGCAATGTTATTTCGGGTTCAGTGTTATGCTTTAAccataggcgtgcgcagacTTAGAAGTCAGGTATGGCTAAATTCAATCTGACCCCCTGACCCCCCCACCTGGCATAGtcatacagaaaaaaaatgatagacattttcaaatacaaactATTGTTTCACCTTTTGTTAGGACTGGAAAATGTAATCAatctatttttcattatttcacaCATACAATTCttcaatacctattaatttaattttaaccaatatataatctaaaaaaacaattcaaaaacgatcaaaacataattgttttactttataaGATACTAATTCTACAATAGGCAACCAGTAATCTTTAATTgtgcaatttaatttattatgtcattaattatttacggcTATAACGccttattactttaataagtaCCCACacacttataaaaaaagcTCAGGTGAGGCTAAAGTCCTATCAGTCATACTCATACCCGTCTGTATGTTTATggatttaacataaatttaatctaaaatttctgtttaattaatattgatatcagtaaatacaattgtcagttttaaagaatttaataaataatggtttcaaaaaaatacactcaaatttagtttattgaaaagtaattataaccTTCTTCATTCGTAAAAACTGCATcatcttttttaaatgagttttgttgtttattaagTGTATGTCTGTATTGAtttctttatttgtattacaatatttattatacagtttaccTCTATTAGGGCTAACTTAATTACCTtctcttaaataaatttaaaccagCACTTGTAATGTGACTATGTGAAACgtgaatttaatacttaaatggaAAAACCTTTTTtcccaaataatattatatagtataccttctttaaacttatattttttttattattattattttttttttattttaactttgttGTTTCAGTTAGTTCAAAGAgcaatctatttaatttaataattgtatatttttagttattttaccaattaaacaactatacttacttatttttagtgattttaaatatgtattagtattaataaattacttcaactatgtttttttagtaaatttaaatattaaataattaaattagtataaaatatagtaaatattaatataaaacgaatatatttacataataataataactagatcatttaagttatttttatctagTAAATAactgtacttattttattttatgattttttatcaataaattttataggtGAAACTGATGAAAGGTATATTTAAcaaagtatatattgtattgatagaattacatagatatataaacaaataattttgatattaacaatatgcatctttatttatttcaacattatacttttaaaatcaataaggatattacaaaaaacttcaacaaataatattaatacaattttattctttGATAATCTGATTTggtgttcatttattttttaatttttaaacaaatataaattatataggtattcattattatttgagttgtaaatttcaaacaagattatattatcatgcaGTTTAACGTTCTAATTGATGGCCACCATTTAAATTCCTCAACTTTATAATAGCAATGTTAAACAGcagcataattaaaataaatataaatttaaacatagaaACAGAAGAACTAGCTGTttgataagaataaaaattgaaaaatttggtaG contains the following coding sequences:
- the LOC113556524 gene encoding protein lingerer isoform X1, producing MSSVKGVVNRNAKTSGKNSTTNTTLQNADTKDAVPNKTHEKEKLQPTAEQLRIAKIIDFKPDEEINNKIKQVMQITQKTEDEIVIALHDNALDIALTIDALLEGPQESWSTSGKKKKNRASSVNKKEKDDLMKNGEADGDAEWDETITQAANITAQNNGGFSERRGRGRGGRGGFTNRPRPTEGGQRFGESRKWRVRENKENEKNLTEDGASGENRSFRSDSRGSRRGMNGPRYNGRSRGTRMFQNSERGNSGPSGGNNSGFSQPIDTWYNPTAKEAKKENWGTFPSPEDWDNEEYTGSLADTKVFTPSGGTESTVNNEVEESKPNENAYVEVEDWNDAVQAPNQQAAAANNAASEKLAASIANSKTLTPEQSQYLSSLTQESQQKKGVTLPPAATTFNSHPPVEFVSSPFEENSIGPGKKPTLRARIPPPSKIPLSAVEMPPDDSSVNINFLDVSFGAVDLSGDVPQLCDPSQDQNSLPPVVKYDDSVAQKVDSVLTQTEYSTISNQASVQTQRSPQVNQAPQPSTKIGPPPGVPPPADYLTKQNATAANPYQNINTGQPTSIYNSSAYSNNPQGLSSHTSLYGTTASNIGVNSTNPHIPQLSQSNHSILNANYPQTAAQPQFPSYSYPNPHSYQASGISYPPIVSAANLASMYTPSTYSNYIHQNLHQTGNTNLSKSTVSLTSTTNSTKESLYDQSQPSNNSLTSSASNPNGNNISGTTSSIGLAQSTLLTSKTTTPTTNKSGVLSGMPPGVAPLVGAQYILSQQGIPGYYHQSHPVMYSEEHLQMVQSRLPHHMTNFYSPDPMYPNVSSSLTGRETAGTGISNVAGYSSLTDSRYARTDNNASPVSSTLSQQSGTLAHQQTLLNPPITPSYTYYYGQSVIPANPFQYGTMYPMAPAASATSHGTGATNTMSGYSKTAAAPAGYNNVYETLGSSSVTGSSNDYGSSSKVGVSGQQTSQAQGKTNSSDLAAMYSNKSTLNKASPYDKQQSFQSPPPFSVTLNNGGVGGHPSAGSYAPVFISPLPPGNPQPHHIAPLHHQIDMRVQNRQGQELSNGTSNMSRNQSVNPTASKVNVKQNYSQGATPYWNSN
- the LOC113556524 gene encoding protein lingerer isoform X2, whose protein sequence is MSSVKGVVNRNAKTSGKNSTTNTTLQNADTKDAVPNKTHEKEKLQPTAEQLRIAKIIDFKPDEEINNKIKQVMQITQKTEDEIVIALHDNALDIALTIDALLEGPQESWSTSGKKKKNRASSVNKKEKDDLMKNGEADGDAEWDETITQAANITAQNNGGFSERRGRGRGGRGGFTNRPRPTEGGQRFGESRRVRENKENEKNLTEDGASGENRSFRSDSRGSRRGMNGPRYNGRSRGTRMFQNSERGNSGPSGGNNSGFSQPIDTWYNPTAKEAKKENWGTFPSPEDWDNEEYTGSLADTKVFTPSGGTESTVNNEVEESKPNENAYVEVEDWNDAVQAPNQQAAAANNAASEKLAASIANSKTLTPEQSQYLSSLTQESQQKKGVTLPPAATTFNSHPPVEFVSSPFEENSIGPGKKPTLRARIPPPSKIPLSAVEMPPDDSSVNINFLDVSFGAVDLSGDVPQLCDPSQDQNSLPPVVKYDDSVAQKVDSVLTQTEYSTISNQASVQTQRSPQVNQAPQPSTKIGPPPGVPPPADYLTKQNATAANPYQNINTGQPTSIYNSSAYSNNPQGLSSHTSLYGTTASNIGVNSTNPHIPQLSQSNHSILNANYPQTAAQPQFPSYSYPNPHSYQASGISYPPIVSAANLASMYTPSTYSNYIHQNLHQTGNTNLSKSTVSLTSTTNSTKESLYDQSQPSNNSLTSSASNPNGNNISGTTSSIGLAQSTLLTSKTTTPTTNKSGVLSGMPPGVAPLVGAQYILSQQGIPGYYHQSHPVMYSEEHLQMVQSRLPHHMTNFYSPDPMYPNVSSSLTGRETAGTGISNVAGYSSLTDSRYARTDNNASPVSSTLSQQSGTLAHQQTLLNPPITPSYTYYYGQSVIPANPFQYGTMYPMAPAASATSHGTGATNTMSGYSKTAAAPAGYNNVYETLGSSSVTGSSNDYGSSSKVGVSGQQTSQAQGKTNSSDLAAMYSNKSTLNKASPYDKQQSFQSPPPFSVTLNNGGVGGHPSAGSYAPVFISPLPPGNPQPHHIAPLHHQIDMRVQNRQGQELSNGTSNMSRNQSVNPTASKVNVKQNYSQGATPYWNSN
- the LOC113556524 gene encoding protein lingerer isoform X4 — translated: MSSVKGVVNRNAKTSGKNSTTNTTLQNADTKDAVPNKTHEKEKLQPTAEQLRIAKIIDFKPDEEINNKIKQVMQITQKTEDEIVIALHDNALDIALTIDALLEGPQESWSTSGKKKKNRASSVNKKEKDDLMKNGEADGDAEWDETITQAANITAQNNGGFSERRGRGRGGRGGFTNRPRPTEGGQRFGESRKWRVRENKENEKNLTEDGASGENRSFRSDSRGSRRGMNGPRYNGRSRGTRMFQNSERGNSGPSGGNNSGFSQPIDTWYNPTAKEAKKENWGTFPSPEDWDNEEYTGSLADTKVFTPSGGTESTVNNEVEESKPNENAYVEVEDWNDAVQAPNQQAAAANNAASEKLAASIANSKTLTPEQSQYLSSLTQESQQKKGVTLPPAATTFNSHPPVEFVSSPFEENSIGPGKKPTLRARIPPPSKIPLSAVEMPPDDSSVNINFLDVSFGAVDLSGDVPQLCDPSQDQNSLPPVVKYDDSVAQKVDSVLTQTEYSTISNQASVQTQRSPQVNQAPQPSTKIGPPPGVPPPADYLTKQNATAANPYQNINTGQPTSIYNSSAYSNNPQGLSSHTSLYGTTASNIGVNSTNPHIPQLSQSNHSILNANYPQTAAQPQFPSYSYPNPHSYQASGISYPPIVSAANLASMYTPSTYSNYIHQNLHQTGNTNLSKSTVSLTSTTNSTKESLYDQSQPSNNSLTSSASNPNGNNISGTTSSIGLAQSTLLTSKTTTPTTNKSGVLSGMPPGVAPLVGAQYILSQQGIPGYYHQSHPVMYSEEHLQMVQSRLPHHMTNFYSPDPMYPNVSSSLTGRETAGTGISNVAGYSSLTDSRYARTDNNASPVSSTLSQQSGTLAHQQTLLNPPITPSYTYYYGQSVIPANPFQYGTMYPVQF
- the LOC113556524 gene encoding protein lingerer isoform X3 translates to MSSVKGVVNRNAKTSGKNSTTNTTLQNADTKDAVPNKTHEKEKLQPTAEQLRIAKIIDFKPDEEINNKIKQVMQITQKTEDEIVIALHDNALDIALTIDALLEGPQESWSTSGKKKKNRASSVNKKEKDDLMKNGEADGDAEWDETITQAANITAQNNGGFSERRGRGRGGRGGFTNRPRPTEGGQRFGESRKWRVRENKENEKNLTEDGASGENRSFRSDSRGSRRGMNGPRYNGRSRGTRMFQNSERGNSGPSGGNNSGFSQPIDTWYNPTAKEAKKENWGTFPSPEDWDNEEYTGSLADTKVFTPSGGTESTVNNEVEESKPNENAYVEVEDWNDAVQAPNQQAAAANNAASEKLAASIANSKTLTPEQSQYLSSLTQESQQKKGVTLPPAATTFNSHPPVEFVSSPFEENSIGPGKKPTLRARIPPPSKIPLSAVEMPPDDSSVNINFLDVSFGAVDLSGDVPQLCDPSQDQNSLPPVVKYDDSVAQKVDSVLTQTEYSTISNQASVQTQRSPQVNQAPQPSTKIGPPPGVPPPADYLTKQNATAANPYQNINTGQPTSIYNSSAYSNNPQGLSSHTSLYGTTASNIGVNSTNPHIPQLSQSNHSILNANYPQTAAQPQFPSYSYPNPHSYQASGISYPPIVSAANLASMYTPSTYSNYIHQNLHQTGNTNLSKSTVSLTSTTNSTKESLYDQSQPSNNSLTSSASNPNGNNISGTTSSIGLAQSTLLTSKTTTPTTNKSGVLSGMPPGVAPLVGAQYILSQQGIPGYYHQSHPVMYSEEHLQMVQSRLPHHMTNFYSPDPMYPNVSSSLTGRETAGTGISNVAGYSSLTDSRYARTDNNASPVSSTLSQQSGTLAHQQTLLNPPITPSYTYYYGQSVIPANPFQYGTMYPIYCYTTDEQNT